The following proteins are co-located in the Candidatus Nanosynbacter sp. HMT-352 genome:
- a CDS encoding GspE/PulE family protein — protein sequence MDEDKIQARRREQDEEATRRRASILGLQYLDGREFEETLPLLKGVLTIEEMYKGRLVPLAFNEEDQSYRFGVTSQTSESLMKRMRDQYVENGKRIFFFLISGSAFRSIMLRFDPPKKVIYDNIEIAKEGDSDTLAQVTQTLASVGTNDVFNYLIDQADLLGASDIHIENQRESIRIRMRVDGALHTVAELSRDRYRVIMATLASRANISTASREPQSGHMQQEIHRDGASHVLNLRVEAVMTVYGLDLVLRLFNFDESMLNLDLLSISKKEREQIDEVISHPRGMLLMVGPTGSGKSTTLYSILNALNTPDRKIITLEDPVENTIPGIAQIPIDTTNGQRFADGLRSVLRLDPDVVMVGEIRDNETAKTAIQASITGHLVLSSFHANSTAAAFSRMIDMIGQNPIFSSAVRLVIAQRLVRRLWDDSKEEYEPDEATRKWVKEVLKDLPENVDCPDLDTFKLWRAVPTDDVPFGYKGRIPVMEQLVVSENIQKFLRGDVEDVHTEAIEKAAKEDGMVTLLQAGVLAALRGETTLEEVNRVI from the coding sequence ATGGACGAAGATAAAATTCAGGCGCGACGCCGTGAGCAAGATGAGGAAGCTACTCGTCGTCGAGCGTCAATTTTAGGACTTCAATATCTTGACGGGCGGGAATTTGAAGAAACTTTACCTTTGCTTAAGGGTGTTTTGACGATAGAAGAAATGTATAAGGGTCGGCTGGTCCCGTTAGCCTTTAACGAGGAAGACCAATCTTATCGATTTGGCGTTACGTCGCAAACTTCTGAGTCGTTGATGAAGCGGATGCGAGATCAGTATGTTGAAAACGGCAAGCGAATCTTCTTTTTCTTAATTTCTGGTTCAGCGTTTCGGTCAATTATGCTCAGGTTTGATCCGCCGAAAAAAGTGATTTACGACAATATTGAAATTGCCAAGGAGGGTGATAGCGATACTCTAGCACAGGTTACTCAGACTTTGGCTTCCGTGGGCACAAATGACGTGTTTAATTATTTGATTGACCAAGCGGATTTGTTGGGTGCGTCGGATATTCATATTGAGAACCAGCGCGAATCGATTCGAATTCGTATGCGTGTTGACGGAGCTTTGCACACGGTGGCGGAGCTTAGTAGGGATAGATATCGAGTGATTATGGCGACTTTGGCGTCTCGTGCGAATATTTCTACTGCTTCCAGAGAGCCTCAATCTGGGCATATGCAACAGGAAATTCATAGAGATGGCGCATCGCATGTGCTGAATTTGCGTGTGGAGGCTGTGATGACGGTGTATGGCTTAGACTTGGTGCTTCGATTATTTAATTTTGACGAATCAATGTTGAACTTGGATCTCTTAAGTATTTCAAAGAAAGAGCGTGAGCAAATTGATGAAGTTATTTCTCATCCGCGCGGAATGTTGTTGATGGTTGGTCCAACTGGTTCGGGAAAATCCACGACGTTATATAGTATTCTTAATGCCCTTAATACGCCAGATCGAAAGATTATCACGCTGGAAGATCCTGTAGAAAATACGATTCCTGGGATTGCTCAGATTCCAATTGATACGACAAATGGACAGAGGTTTGCTGATGGCTTGCGCAGTGTTTTGCGTCTTGACCCAGACGTGGTGATGGTTGGTGAGATTCGCGACAATGAAACTGCGAAGACTGCGATTCAGGCGTCAATTACGGGACATTTGGTGTTGTCCAGCTTTCACGCCAATTCAACTGCGGCGGCGTTTAGTCGTATGATCGATATGATTGGGCAAAACCCGATTTTTAGCTCGGCGGTTCGGCTGGTGATTGCTCAGCGGCTAGTGAGGAGATTGTGGGATGATAGCAAGGAAGAATATGAGCCGGATGAGGCGACTCGTAAGTGGGTGAAAGAGGTTTTGAAGGATTTGCCAGAGAATGTTGATTGCCCAGATTTGGATACGTTTAAGCTTTGGCGTGCAGTGCCGACAGACGACGTTCCATTCGGCTATAAGGGGCGAATTCCAGTAATGGAGCAATTGGTCGTGAGCGAGAATATTCAGAAATTCTTGCGCGGCGATGTTGAGGATGTTCACACGGAAGCGATTGAGAAGGCTGCAAAAGAAGATGGCATGGTGACGCTACTTCAGGCTGGCGTGTTAGCGGCTCTT
- a CDS encoding TrmH family RNA methyltransferase, with translation MNPEITLLVHNIRSTHNVGAIFRTAEGFGVKKIVLSGYTPYPELSLCSKAPVCALVDGEIRSEDPRLPHIREKITSQIHKTALGAESLVPFEFYEDINDWIKENQRTENLPIVALEQSKDSVMLPEFQPPEKFALLLGEEVHGITPELLDNCDFTVEIPMFGQKESFNVSVATGIALFGLIFPRTK, from the coding sequence ATGAATCCAGAAATTACTCTGTTAGTCCATAATATTCGCTCGACGCACAATGTTGGGGCAATTTTTCGCACAGCCGAAGGATTTGGCGTAAAAAAGATTGTTCTTAGTGGTTACACGCCGTATCCAGAATTGAGTTTATGTAGCAAGGCGCCTGTTTGTGCGCTTGTCGATGGAGAAATTCGATCTGAAGACCCTCGCCTGCCGCATATTCGCGAAAAAATCACCAGCCAAATTCATAAAACCGCTTTGGGTGCGGAAAGTTTGGTGCCATTTGAGTTTTACGAGGATATCAATGATTGGATTAAAGAAAATCAGCGAACAGAAAACTTGCCAATTGTCGCGCTGGAGCAATCAAAAGACAGCGTGATGTTGCCAGAATTTCAGCCACCTGAAAAATTCGCGCTACTGCTTGGCGAAGAAGTCCACGGAATCACGCCAGAGCTTTTGGACAACTGCGACTTCACCGTAGAAATCCCGATGTTCGGCCAAAAAGAATCATTCAACGTGTCGGTCGCAACAGGAATTGCGCTGTTCGGACTGATTTTCCCGAGAACGAAATAA